TGACCGACGGCCGGGGCGCTCGGGTGGCTCTGGAGCCTCGCTCTGTCGCCAGCTTCTACAAGGCCACGATGGCAGCGCTCGACGAGCTCGGCGTCCGGGTGAGGATCTTTCCCCGCCCGGTGGAGGTGCTCGAGGCGATCCCCTTCGCTGACGACGAGCAGCATCACTCCTATGACGCCGCGGCGGTGAACCGGTTCTGGCTGGCGCTGGTGCAAGCCCACCGGGTGATGGCGCGTTTCCGGGGGCGCTTTGTGGGCAAGGCCAGCCCGGTGCACTTCTTCTGGGGTGCGCCTGATCTTGCCGTGACCCGCTTCTCCGGTCGGGAGGCGCCGAAGTACTCAGGCGGCGTGCCCAACTGTGCCCCGTGGGTCATGGAGCTGGCCTACAGCCAGGAGGTGAGCAGCTGCGGCTTCTGGCCCGGCGGCAGCGCCGAGGGATCCTTCTACTCCTACGCGTATCCCCCACCGGACGGCTTCGCCGCCTGGCCGGTCACGCCCGACGCCGCGTACTACGACGATGACCTGGGCGAGTTCCTCCTTCCGTACGAGGCGGTCCGCACCGCGGAGGACCCCGACGCCATGCTCCTCTCGTTCTTCGAGACCACCTACCAGGCCGCAGCCGATCTCGGCGGCTGGGAGAGGGCCGAGCTCGAGGCCGCGCCGTGACGACTTCCCCGAGGGGCCCCAGGAGTGGATCCTCGTCCGTGAAGAGAGGGAACATCAATGACTGACGCTTTTGTACTTGGCGGCGTTCGGACCCCTGTTGGACGCTATGGCGGCTCGCTGTCGCACGTGCGCATCGACGATCTGCTCGGACGGGCGATGGTGTGGGCGTGCGAGCGGGTGGGAGCACCACTCGATCGGATCGAGGACATCACCGCCGGCTGTGTCAACCCCGCGCACGAGGGGATGGGAGACATCGCCCGTTGGGCGGCATTGGCGGCCGGGTTCCCGGACTCCGTCCCGGCGATCACGGTCAATCGGTTCTGCGCCTCCTCACTCTCGGGCGCGATCCAAGTGGCGCACGCCATACGCAGCGACGAGCTCTCGATTGGGCTCGCAGCCGGTGTCGAGTCCATGTCGCGTTCGGGGTGGGCCCTGATGAAGGGCGATGCGCCCTTCATGCCGCGGGGGCCGGTCCTCATGCTCGACACGATGTGGGCCGGTGCAGGTGGACCGCCCCACCCCGCTCTGCTTGCCCGCGACGCTTACATCGACATGATGCGGACTGCGCAGAACGTCGCCGACCTGTACAAGCTGACGCGCGAAGAGATCGACGCCTTCGCCCTGCGTTCGCACCATCACGCGGCCTCGGCCCGTGACTCCGGTCGTCTCGCCGCCGAGATCCACCCGGTCGAGATTCCAGCCACCCGCAAGGAGCCGGCGCGCCTGTTCGAGCACGACGAGAGCATCCGCGGGGACACCACCCCGGAGGGGCTGGCGGCACTTCCGGCCCAGCCCAATACGACCCAGATGACGGCGGGCAACTCCTCGCCGCTCAACGACGGCGCCAGCGCTGTCGTCCTGGCCAGCGGCACCGCCGCCGAGGAGCTTGGGGTGGAGCCGCTGGCGCGCGTCGTGGCCTCGGCGACTCACGCCCTCGATCCCCTGGTGATGGGCATCGCCCCGGCGTTCGCCATTCCCAAGGCTCTGGCCCGGGCGGGCCTGGCTCCCGACGACGTCGATGTGTGGGAGGTGCACGAGGCCTACGCCGCCCAGGCGCTCGGCGTCCTGCTCGAGCTGCCCCGTCAGCTCGACGGCTTCGAGGTCCCCGACGATCGCCTCAACCCGAACGGCGGCGCGGTCGCCATCGGCCACCCGTTCGGCTCATCCGGCACCCGCTATGTGCTCACCCTGGCGACCGAGCTGCGCCTTCGAGGAGCCCGCTATGGGGTTCTCGGCGTGTGTGTCGGATCCGGCCAGGGCGTGGCGCTCGTCCTGGAGAACCCTCAGGGGACGAGCACGACTCACTGACGCAGCATGATCGTCATATGGTCATCGGCCCGCTCCACCTGCCGGCGCCCTGGACCCAGAGCACCTGGGCGGTGCCGTTCTTGTCCACCACGAACACGTCGGTCTGGTTGGGGACGCCGAACTGCTGGGAGACGGCCAGGGCCGCACCGGCGGGAGCCAGGCCCGTCGGCGAGATGGTCATCGGCCCGCTCCATCTGCCGGCACCATCCACCCAGCGGACCTCGACAGCCCCGTTGCCGGTCACGTCGAACACGTCGGTCTGGTTGGGGACGCCGAACTGCTGGGAGGCGATGACACTGGTGGCGCGGGTCGGGGCGTTCACCACCTCGGTGAGAGTGGACGAGGTCGAGCCGGCGTAGGTGGCATCGCCCGAGTAGGCGGCGACGATGGAGTGGGTCCCGCCCGAGGAGTAGGTGACCGAGCAGGCAGCTCTTCCCGTGGTGGTGCTCACGGCCTGCGACCCACAGCCAGGGACCGATGCCCCGTCGTCAGAGAACGAGACGCTGCCCCCGTCGGGGGTGGGGGACACCGTCGCCGTGTAGGTGACCTGCTGGCCGACGCCCGAGGGGTTGGCCGAGGAGGAGAGTGAGGTGGTGGTGGCGGTGGTGGGGGTGATGATCACCACGACCCCCTGGGAGCCGTTTCCGCCCACTGCCTCGCAAGTGGTGGAGGTGGGACAGGCCACGCCGTCGAGGTCGGTGGTCCCCAGGACGACCTGGGCGGTGCCGGGGGCGCCCTTCACGATGGGCGCCACCACCCCTTCGCTGGAGCTGTCGATGCCGGCCGCCTCGCAGCTGGTGGGGCTGGGACAGGCCACGCTGAGAAGCGTGCGAGTCCCCGAGGCGATCTGGGCAGCGCCGGGGGTGCCGCTGGCGATCGGCACGACGACGCCCGTGGAGGTGTTAGTGCCCACGGCCGCGCACGTGGTGGAGCTGGGGCAGGCCGCGCCGTAGAGCGCCTCGGTCCCAGGCGCGAGCGTGGCGGTGCCGGGGGTCCCGTTGGTGATGGGCACCACCACGCCCTCGAAGGAGCTGTTGTCGCCCACGGCCTCGCATGTGGTGGAGCTGGGACAGGCGGCGCCGAGCAGCCCCAAGGTCCCAGGCACGGCCTGGGCAGTACCGGCGCTGCCGAAACTGATGGGCACCACCACGCCGTTGGAGCCGTTGCTGCCCATGGCCTCACAGGTGGTGGTGCTGGGACAAGCCGCGCCGATCAGTGCCTCGGTCCCAGGCACGACCTGGGCAGTACCGGGAGTCCCGTTCGTGATGGGCACCACCACCCCCTCGCCCGAGCCGTTCCGGCCCACGGCCACGCAGGTGGTGAAGCTCGGGCAGGCCACGCCGTTCAGCTTCGAGGTTCCCGAGGCGACCTGGGGGGTGCCCGGGCTGCCATAGGTGATGGGTACCATCACCCCCTCTGAGCCGTCGGTGCCCACAGCCTCGCAGGTGGTGGTGCTGGGACAGGCCACTCCATACAGGTCAGAGGTCCCAGCGACGGGCTGGGACGGGATGATGGAAACCACCACCCCCTCCTGGGAGGAGGTGCCACCCACCCCTTGGCAGGTGCTGGAGTTGGAACACGCCACTC
The window above is part of the Acidimicrobiales bacterium genome. Proteins encoded here:
- a CDS encoding thiolase family protein, which translates into the protein MTDAFVLGGVRTPVGRYGGSLSHVRIDDLLGRAMVWACERVGAPLDRIEDITAGCVNPAHEGMGDIARWAALAAGFPDSVPAITVNRFCASSLSGAIQVAHAIRSDELSIGLAAGVESMSRSGWALMKGDAPFMPRGPVLMLDTMWAGAGGPPHPALLARDAYIDMMRTAQNVADLYKLTREEIDAFALRSHHHAASARDSGRLAAEIHPVEIPATRKEPARLFEHDESIRGDTTPEGLAALPAQPNTTQMTAGNSSPLNDGASAVVLASGTAAEELGVEPLARVVASATHALDPLVMGIAPAFAIPKALARAGLAPDDVDVWEVHEAYAAQALGVLLELPRQLDGFEVPDDRLNPNGGAVAIGHPFGSSGTRYVLTLATELRLRGARYGVLGVCVGSGQGVALVLENPQGTSTTH
- a CDS encoding Ig-like domain repeat protein; the encoded protein is CPSANTCEAVGYNASTQGVVVPIVNGTPGTAQVAPGTFDLYGVACPSATTCEAVGVNASSEGVVVPITNGTPGTGEAVPGTHILQAVACSSSTTCEAVGDNASFTGVAVPITNGTPGTAQVVSGTSALYGVGCPSSTACEAVGIDSSSEGVVVPITSGVAGTAQIVPGTLALEAVACPTATTCEAVGENGSNEGVAVTVASGTPGAAHVVSGTGALLGVACSNSSTCQGVGGTSSQEGVVVSIIPSQPVAGTSDLYGVACPSTTTCEAVGTDGSEGVMVPITYGSPGTPQVASGTSKLNGVACPSFTTCVAVGRNGSGEGVVVPITNGTPGTAQVVPGTEALIGAACPSTTTCEAMGSNGSNGVVVPISFGSAGTAQAVPGTLGLLGAACPSSTTCEAVGDNSSFEGVVVPITNGTPGTATLAPGTEALYGAACPSSTTCAAVGTNTSTGVVVPIASGTPGAAQIASGTRTLLSVACPSPTSCEAAGIDSSSEGVVAPIVKGAPGTAQVVLGTTDLDGVACPTSTTCEAVGGNGSQGVVVIITPTTATTTSLSSSANPSGVGQQVTYTATVSPTPDGGSVSFSDDGASVPGCGSQAVSTTTGRAACSVTYSSGGTHSIVAAYSGDATYAGSTSSTLTEVVNAPTRATSVIASQQFGVPNQTDVFDVTGNGAVEVRWVDGAGRWSGPMTISPTGLAPAGAALAVSQQFGVPNQTDVFVVDKNGTAQVLWVQGAGRWSGPMTI